AGAAGTTTTTATTCTAAATTTTGCCTTTAATTTCTTAAGTCCAACAATCATAAAGTTGAAAATTTCTTGCGCGGAATAGTATGTAGGTGAAGTTATTATAATATTGCTGAAGTTCTCTTCATGCCTATATGCGAGGAATGCGAGGAATAATCCAACTGATGCACTTTTACCTCTGCCTCTAGCTGCGGTAATAGCTAAAACCCTCTTTCCTTCACCTAATATAAATAAAGATTCCTCGAGAATCTTATTTTGATCAGAAGACATACATAGTTCATGAATTGGTAAAGGTATTTTAGGTTCTTTAGGAATTCTCCTAGACGGCTTATGAGCCTCATTAGAGGAATAGGGAGAAAAATAAACATGATCATCTTGAATTAATATTATACCTCTATGTTTCTTTGCTTCATCTAGAAATCTTCTCTCAAATAAATCTTTAACAATTCCGTTCCTAGTTAATGACTGTCTGTACATTTTATTTTGAAGAAAATTATCAGTATAGATAATTGCTAGACCTCCACCTCTAGTCATGTCAACAAATCTAGCTATATAATTTGGTCTAAAATCCCCTACCGTGTCCAAAATTACCAAATCAGCACTTTGCCCCAAAAATTTTTCCGAGTTGGAATAATCTATATCAATGAAATCCCCTTTTAATCTTTCCTTAAATAACTTCATCCTATCTTTAGATCCATTTAACCAGGGATGAAAGGCGTATATAACCTTAGGATTATGGTTTACTTTCAAATAATCTTCTATTAAAGAAAATACTTTGTCTATATACTCACTCGATTCAACAATAGCTAAGTGTCTATAGTAACCTTTAACACTATCAACAAAATAACTTTCATACATAGTTATCACATTATATATGCGGCCGCCGGGATTTGAACCCGGGATCACCGGCTTGGGAGGCCGGCGTCCTAATCCAGACTAGACTACGGCCGCACGTATTTGAATAAAATAGGTATATACAAATTTTTAAGTTTTGTTATTATCAGTTTTTCCAGCGGTAATCATCAAATCATTGGACCCTCTCATCATCATATATTACTATGTTATGTTTAGCTTACAAAAAATATTTAATCCCTCCTAATTGCCTCAATTGGAGTAAGCCTAGCAGCTTTCCAAGCAGGATAAATACCAGCTATCAAACTCACGACAACTGCAACCGCTAAGGCTACAACTATAGCTTCTACTGAAATAACTGGTTTGAATGAAAACAAAGCTGATGATGCACCACTAGATGCTCTAAAACCTCCAGCGAAAGCACCCCCTCCTCTGAAACCTCCTCCAAATCCGCTAGATGTAGCAGAACCACTATTTAGACTATTTGAGGTAGATTGAGAAGTTATTGCAGATAAGAGGTCAATGAATGAAGTTGAAATTAGACCTGCTAATACGCCAACCACACCGCCTATAAGCCCTATTATTCCAGATTCTGCTAAAAAAACAAGTAGTATATCTCTAGTGGTTAAACCAAGTGTTTTCATTATACCTATCTCTCTTATTCTCTGATATACTCTACTCAGCATTATAGCCATTATACCTACGGCACCAACAAAAAGAGAGATTGACGCTACAGCTACAAGTAATAGACTAAAGCCTGAAGTAATTGTTGATACTGTATTGATTAATTGTTGAACTGAAATAACACTAAATTGATTGCCATATATTTCTTCGATAAGATTCACTAAACTATTAACATCATTAACAGATTGAGCTTCAACTATTAGCTCACTATATGTAGTTCTATTTAGAATTGCCATGGCTTCACCTAAAGGAACGAATATTGAAGTCTCAGAATTGGAGAGAGGATTAGCTCCAGATGGGGATAAAACTCCAACTACTTCTAACGTTACACTGTTTCCCCTTGAGATTTGAACAGTGATCGTACTTCCAGGTGAAAAGAAAACACCAGCTACGGGATTAGCAACTTGTGAGCCAATAACCGCTTCTGGCGAGGTGATAGGTGGATAAACTGTTCCACTCTCTAAAATTACTTGGCCTAAAAGAGCTGATAGATTATCTATACCTAGTATACTGATACCAATAGGTTGACCCTCAACGTTTATTGTTCCAAATCCACTAACTACTGGATAAACTGCTTTAACGCCAGGTAAACTTCCAATAGTTGCTACAGTAGCTTGTGTTAAATCAGAACCCCTAGGTAAAATTAGTATTGTATTAGGGCCTAATGACTCAACAACTGAAAGAATAGACTGACTAACACCTTGAGTAAAAGCTACTAGGGTAGTTACACTTGCTACTCCTATCATAACCGCTATTATGGCTAAAATGGCAATTGCTTTTCTCGATATTAAACCCTTATATGCTAGCCATAATATATCCAAGGAGTTCATATTTAAAAATCACCTTTTTCGTCTTAAAAATACAATCGCTAAGATTATAATTAATACGATAATTACTATTGCAACTATAATTAGTAAAATATGATTACTGGAATTACTAGTATTCCTAAATGAATTAGTAAATGTTGTAGACGCATTTAAGATCTGTAGCGTGATATTAGAGTATGAGTGAAGAACTTGACCTATATCATTAGTATATGTGTATTCTATAGGAATAGTGTAGGTACCGGGTTTGGTACTATTATTTATCCTAAACGCAAAAGTAAACGTAGATGAAGTATCTGAGCCTAAGTTACCTACATAATACGTATTCTGTCCTATGACCGATATTCCTCTAGGTGGAAACACAGTTACCGTTAAGCCATTAGCAGGACCAGTTCCAAAATTATAAATTGTAGCGGT
The nucleotide sequence above comes from Sulfolobus tengchongensis. Encoded proteins:
- a CDS encoding ABC transporter permease — translated: MNSLDILWLAYKGLISRKAIAILAIIAVMIGVASVTTLVAFTQGVSQSILSVVESLGPNTILILPRGSDLTQATVATIGSLPGVKAVYPVVSGFGTINVEGQPIGISILGIDNLSALLGQVILESGTVYPPITSPEAVIGSQVANPVAGVFFSPGSTITVQISRGNSVTLEVVGVLSPSGANPLSNSETSIFVPLGEAMAILNRTTYSELIVEAQSVNDVNSLVNLIEEIYGNQFSVISVQQLINTVSTITSGFSLLLVAVASISLFVGAVGIMAIMLSRVYQRIREIGIMKTLGLTTRDILLVFLAESGIIGLIGGVVGVLAGLISTSFIDLLSAITSQSTSNSLNSGSATSSGFGGGFRGGGAFAGGFRASSGASSALFSFKPVISVEAIVVALAVAVVVSLIAGIYPAWKAARLTPIEAIRRD